Part of the Tolypothrix sp. PCC 7910 genome, ACCTGACTCTTTCATGATCCTCAACAGTGACAAGAGCGCGCCTAAGCCAGAACTATCCATTAGTGTTACATTAGCTAAGTCAATTAAGACAATCTCAACACCATCGCCTACTGCAGAGTTCACTTCTCTACGCAGTTGGTTACCTTGAATTCCATTAAAAATACCAGATGGTTGAAAAATTTTGACTGCAGAACTCATAGAGTAAAGCCTTTGATAGGCAGAACTAGACCAGAAGATTTGATTCACTAGTATATTCGGAAACTTTTTTTTGGACAAATTTACAAAAATATACTTATGATGATACAAACATCCTTTTGCGGTTATGTTCCCCTTCAGCAATTCATGAAAATGCCTGATAGCTTTTTCTATAAGACTGTGGAAGATGACAATAAGGGAAGAAATTTGTATCTTTA contains:
- a CDS encoding STAS domain-containing protein; protein product: MSSAVKIFQPSGIFNGIQGNQLRREVNSAVGDGVEIVLIDLANVTLMDSSGLGALLSLLRIMKESGAKLFICSVSEPVQMLFEMTKMDSVFETFANQDEFNRAILV